From Bos taurus isolate L1 Dominette 01449 registration number 42190680 breed Hereford chromosome 29, ARS-UCD2.0, whole genome shotgun sequence, a single genomic window includes:
- the OR8G3C gene encoding olfactory receptor family 8 subfamily G member 3C yields the protein MAAGNHSSVTEFILAGLTEHPGLQLPLFLFFLGIYVVTVVGNLGMITLIGLSSHLHTPMYYFLTNLSYIDLCHSTVVTPKMLVNFVTKQNIISYPECMTQLYFFIVFIIAECHMLAAMAYDRYVAICNPLLYNVTMSYHICFRLTVGVYILAITGSTVHTGFMLRLFFCKNNVVNHYFCDLFPLFELSCSSIYINELLVIFLSAFNLLTPALTILASYIFILSNILQIHSNKGRSKAFSTCSSHLLGVAVFYGSAAFMYLQPSSVSSMDQGKVSSVFYTILVPMLNPLIYSLRNKDVKFALRKILDSRKHS from the coding sequence ATGGCTGCAGGAAATCACTCCTCAGTGACTGAGTTCATCCTTGCTGGGCTCACAGAGCATCCAGGACTCCAGCTgcccctttttctcttcttcctaggAATCTATGTGGTCACGGTGGTGGGGAACCTGGGCATGATCACACTGATAGGGCTCAGTTCTCACCTGCACACCCCAATGTACTATTTCCTTACCAATTTATCCTATATCGATCTCTGTCATTCCACTGTTGTCACCCCCAAAATGCTTGTGAACTTTGTGACAAAGCAGAACATCATCTCCTATCCTGAATGCATGACTCAGttgtatttcttcattgtttttattattgcagAGTGTCACATGCTGGCTGCAATGGCATATGACCGCTATGTTGCCATCTGCAACcccttgctttacaatgtcaccATGTCTTATCACATCTGCTTCCGCCTCACAGTGGGAGTTTATATTTTGGCCATCACTGGATCCACAGTCCATACAGGATTTATGTTGAGACTCTTTTTCTGCAAGAACAATGTGGTTAACCATTATTTCTGTGATCTTTTCCCACTCTTTGAGCTATCCTGTTCCAGCATCTATATCAATGAATTATTGGTCATATTCTTGAGTGCATTTAACCTCCTGACTCCTGCCTTAACTATCCTTGCCTCCTATATTTTTATCCTCTCCAACATCCTCCAAATCCACTCCAACAAGGGCAGGTCTAAAGCCTTCAGCACCTGCAGTTCCCACCTCTTAGGTGTTGCTGTTTTCTATGGATCTGCAGCATTCATGTACCTGCAGCCATCATCTGTGAGCTCCATGGACCAAGGGAAAGTGTCCTCTGTGTTTTATACCATCCTTGTGCCCATGCTGAATCCCTTGATCTATAGTCTGCGGAATAAAGATGTCAAGTTTGCTCTGAGGAAAATTCTGGACAGTAGAAAACATTCATGA
- the OR8G3L gene encoding olfactory receptor family 8 subfamily G member 3L, which translates to MDPGNHSSVTEFILAGLTEKPELQIPLLVFFLGIYSVTVVGNLGMITLIGLSSHLHTPMYYFLTNLSFIDFCHSTVVTPKMLVNFMTEKSVISYPECMTQLYFFIVFIIAECYMLAVMAYDRYVAICNPLLYNVIMSCYRCFQLTVTVYILCIIESAIHTGFMLRLHFCKANVINHYFCDVFPLLELSCSSISMNELLALVFSAFNVLIPVLTILASYIFILSTILHIHSTEGRSKAFSTCSSHISAVAVFYGSAAFMYLKPSSVSSMDQGKVSSVFYTCIVSMLNPLIYSLRNKDVKFALKKILESGKCR; encoded by the coding sequence ATGGACCCTGGAAATCACTCCTCAGTGACTGAGTTCATCCTCGCTGGGCTCACAGAGAAACCAGAGCTCCAGATTCCCCTTCTGGTCTTCTTCCTAGGGATCTACTCAGTCACAGTGGTGGGGAACCTGGGCATGATCACACTGATAGGGCTCAGTTCTCacctgcacacccccatgtactattTCCTCACCAATTTGTCCTTTATTGATTTCTGTCATTCCACTGTCGTTACCCCTAAAATGCTGGTGAACTTTATGACAGAGAAAAGTGTCATCTCTTACCCTGAATGTATGACTCAGCtctatttctttattgtttttattattgcagAATGTTATATGTTGGCTGTAATGGCGTATGACCGCTATGTTGCCATCTGTAACcctttgctttacaatgtcatcaTGTCTTGTTATAGGTGCTTCCAGCTCACAGTGACAGTTTATATTTTGTGCATCATTGAATCTGCAATCCATACAGGCTTTATGTTGAGACTCCATTTCTGCAAGGCCAATGTAATTAACCATTATTTCTGTGATGTCTTCCCACTCTTGGAGCTATCCTGTTCTAGCATCTCCATGAATGAATTATTGGCTCTAGTCTTTAGTGCTTTTAATGTCCTGATTCCTGTTTTAACCATCCTTGCTTCCTACATTTTCATTCTCTCTACCATCCTTCACATTCACTCCACTGAAGGCAGGTCCAAAGCCTTCAGCACATGCAGCTCCCACATCTCAGCTGTTGCTGTTTTCTATGGATCTGCAGCATTCATGTACCTGAAGCCTTCATCTGTGAGCTCTATGGACCAAGGGAAAGTGTCCTCTGTGTTTTATACCTGCATTGTAAGCATGCTAAACCCTCTGATCTACAGTCTGAGGAATAAGGATGTCAAATTTGCTCTGAAGAAAATTCTAGAGAGTGGAAAATGTAGATGA